The Marivirga tractuosa DSM 4126 genome contains the following window.
GATGTACGCACTCTGCCAATTCTTCAATCCCTTTATTCATACTAATAAGCAATGCTACTGCTTGAATGGCTGCTGAAGCTTGTTCACCAACAACTCTCATACCCAATATTCTCATCTCCTCGTCATTGGTTACCAATAGCTTAATGAAACCTTGTGTGTTTCTTTTTGCCACAGCTCTTGCAATAGTAGAGTAATCTGTTGTGACTACCTTGTAATTCAATCCTTTTTCTTGAGCAGTCTTTTCATTATAGCCGACACCCGCAACTTCTGGATTTAAAAACATGATGGTACTAATGTTTTCGTAAACGAGCTTCTTTTTGGGCGTTCCGAATATTTTCTCTACTGCATACCTCCCTTCCAATTCACCCACATTAACTAGATTAATATCAGCGGTAATATCGCCCACTGCATATATATTTTTAACTGATGTTTTAGTGTCATCATCTTCTACACCTCTTTTGCCCATTTTAACAGGCACAGCATCTTTCCATAGGTTTTCATAATTGGGCACTCTGCCAACTGAAACCAAAGCTTTATCTACTTCAAAAGTTTCTTGATGCCCATCAGAGAAATCTAATTTATAGACTACCTTCCCATTTTTTCTTTCCATTTGAGATAAGGAAGAATTTCTGTGGATATGTACTCCTTGAGCTTCTAAATTCTTTTCTATAACTGCTACAACATCAGGATCTTCAAATGGGAGAATGCTATCGCCTTTATCAATTAAATTCACTTTAGTTTGTCCAAATCCTGAAAATATAGTGGCGTATTCGCAACCGATCACTCCAGCACCGACAATAACCATGCTTTTAGGGAAATCATCCATTAGTTCAATGCCATCACTGGTCAGGATATACTTTTCATCAATTGGAATATTGGGCAGGTACCTAGGTCTACTTCCAGTTGCTATAATGATATTTTCTGTTTCAAATGCCAGGCGTTCATTTGCCGTTTCTACCTCCACAATATGTTCACTGATAATAGAAGCATTCCCTTGGATGAAATCAATGTACGAAGAGTATTTTGGATTTTTCTGTAATTCAAACAAATGGTCTTTTAGTAAATCAACTCTTTCTTTTACAGCGTTTCTCACCTCAGATTGTATTTCCTTCCATAATGCTTTTGGAGGTTCCATATGATATCGATCTAAGTTTTTTCGGAAAGCTAACATGTCTCTTGAAAGCTCCCAGAGGGTTTTAGAGGATAAAGCGCCATTGGTTATGCCTGCTCCACCCATGACATTTTTTTCAACTAGTAAAGTTTTCTTTTTTAAATCTACCGCTCGCATGGCGGCCGCATAACCAGAAGGTCCAGCTCCAATGATTATCAACTCATATTGATCCATAAACAGATTTTATTTATGTAGCAATATAAAAAGTTTAAAGGAAAAAATGGTGTTTTATAAAGGATTATGGAATGTCAATGCAATTTATAATTGCATTGACTGAAGGCTCAAAAATGATTTTGAAAAGGTACCTCTGTAATGATATGGACTTAAAACTATGCTCTAATTCCTTTTAACATTTTTGAATATTAATTTTAATTAGTCATAGTGTGAGTTATTTTGTTTCTTTTGCCACAGGCAGTGATAACCAACAGATACAGTGCAGACACCCACAAACAAAAACTGCCATGAGAACTAAATCCCATGGCAGTATATATTTAACTTAACTGAAAAAGCTTTAATTAAACCTTAGATAAATTAGGCTTGGGCGCTCCGGCCATAATTTCATCGTTTGCGAAATCTTCAAATTTTTTGAAGTTTTCATTGAATTCACCAGCTAACTTATTAGCCATCTCATAATAGCCTTTGTCATTTTTCCAAGTTTCTCTTGGGCTCAACACCTCAGAAGGAACATCAGGGCATGTAGCAGGTATTGCACAACCAAAAATAGAATGATTTCTATAACCTACTTCATCCAAACCACCATTTAAGGCTGCTGTGATCATAGCTCTGGTATATTTTAATTTCATTCTTGAGCCAACGCCATAAGGGCCGCCAGACCAACCAGTGTTGATTAACCATACCGTTACTTGCTGTTCATCCATTTTCTTTCCTAGCATTTCCGCATATTGTGTAGGGTGCAAAGGAAGGAAAGGTGCTCCGAAACAAGCACTAAAAACAGTTTGTGGTTCGGTTACACCAGCTTCAGTACCTGCTACTTTTGCAGTGTAACCTGAAATGAAGTGGTACATGGCTTGTCCTTTTGAAAGCTTAGATATAGGAGGTAAAACTCCATAAGCATCACAAGTCAAGAAGAATATGTTTTTAGGAATTCCACCAATTGAAGGTGAAACCGCATTATCAATATGATGAATAGGGTAGGCCGTTCTTGTATTTTGAGTAACCTCAGTATTTTCGTAGTCGACTGTTCTCGTCCCAGGATGAAAACGAGTATTTTCAACAATGGCACCAAATTTAATTGCCTTGTATATTTGTGGTTCTTTCTCTTCCGTTAAATCAATGGTTTTAGCGTAACAGCCACCTTCAAAGTTGAATACACCATTTTCAGTCCATCCATGTTCATCATCCCCAATTAATCCTCTGTTTTCATCCGCAGAAAGAGTGGTTTTACCTGTTCCTGATAAACCGAAGAAAATAGCGGTGTCACCATCTGCTTTTTCGCTCATATTAGCTGAACAGTGCATTGAAAGCACATTGTGTTCAGTGGGTAACGTATAGTTTAATACTGAGAAAATGCCTTTTTTCATTTCACCAGCATACCCAGTGCCACCTATTAGAATAATGTTTTTTGAGAAATTAACAATTGCAAAATTTTTCTGTCTAGTACCATCTACTTCTGGGTCAGCTTCAAATTCTGGGGCATTAATAATAGTGAAGGTTGGTTCGAAAGTTTCGAGCTTATATTTCTCTGGTCTTAAGAACATATTATAGCAGAAGAGATTATGCCATGCCTGAGTGTTTACTACTCTTAAATTTAAACGATAAGTTTTGTCAGCACCAGCATAAGCATCTCTAACATAAACCTTTTTGTTCTCTAGGAATTTGAGCATTTTTTCATGAAGCGCATCAAATTTTTCTGGATCAAATGGGATGTTGATATCTCCCCACCAAACGGTATCTTTTGTTTTGTCGTCTTTGACAATGAATTTATCCTTGGGAGAACGACCAGTAAATTTACCTGTATCGCACATCAAAGCACCCGTATCAGTAAGGACGCCTTCATTGTTAGTTAGGGCATGTTCAGTTAGTTCAGCAGGGCTGAGGTTCCAATAAGCTTCAGCTACATTTTTTAAACCCAGGCTTTCTAAACCGGATTTAGCGGATTTTAATCCAAATTCCTTCATATTTTTATATTTTCGCTAGGTATAACTTGGTTTGGCTGGCAAAGTTAAAGAATTTACTTTGCTTAAAAAGTAATTTTTTAATCAATTACAAATGTTTAGATAGTGTATAAAATACACTTTCTATCGAAAATAAAGCTGATTTTCACTTCTGATTTGTTTTAATGAAATGCCCGTATTAGATTTAGCATTTCGTTTTTTAAAATAAAGTTAACTTATAGATAATATGAATTCCGAAAAAACTTTTTTTGGTCACCCAAGAGGTTTAGCCACCTTGTTTTTCACAGAATTTTGGGAACGTTTTAGCTATTATGGAATGCGCGCCTTGTTGGTGCTATTTCTGGTTGATTCAATTGAAACAGGAGGCTTTGGTTTAGATGATAAATCAGCAAATGCTATTTATGGTTTATATACCATGTTTGTTTACTTACTTGCTTTGCCTGGCGGTTGGCTAGCAGATCGTTTTTTTGGGTTACAAAAAGCAGTCTGGTATGGTGGTATTATTATTGCCTGCGGTCATTTTTCGATGGCAATACCAACAGAGGAGTTCTTTTTTATAGGATTAATCTTAATTGTAATTGGTACAGGATTATTAAAACCCAATATTAGTAGTATTGTTGGAGGACTTTATAAGGATGATGAACCGGCCAGACGAGATGCCGGTTTTTCTATTTTTTACATGGGGATTAATCTAGGAGCAGTCATTGCGCCATTGATCACTGGTTATTTAGGAGAAAGCATTAATTGGCATTTAGGTTTTGCAGCTGCTGGTGTTGGAATGCTGTTAGGAGTGATTCAATATAGAGTATCATCAAAATCATTAGGTAGTATAGGAGCTCAACCTGAGGGATTTGACCCTGCAAATGAGCAGCAAATAGGCTTCAGGAAAAAAGTGAAGTTGGGGTTATTTGGATTTTTAGCTTTACTTATACTACTTGTCCTATTGACTACTTTTGGCTTCTTAAACATTGATGTGGTGAGCGTTGCCAATGTTGCGTTTTATGTAGTTGCAGCTGTGTTGGTCTTGTTTTTTGCAGCAATTTTTTTATTCGGAGGACTAAATAAAGATGAAAAGAAAAAAATATGGGCCATTGCTATTTTATTAGTCTTCTCGGCTATTTTCTGGTCAGGTTTTGAACAAGCAGGTTCTTCCTTGAATTTATTTGCTGAAAGATATACAGATCGATTTATTGGCAGTTGGGAGATGCCAGCTTCATTCTTACAGAGTATTAATCCGACCTTTATAATTATATTATCTCCTGTTTTTGGTTGGTTTTGGATACAATTGGCAAAAAGAAATCTTAATCCAAGCATTCCTTTAAAATTTGCTTTTGGACTTATCTTCTTAGGTTTAGGCTTTGCTACTATGATAATTGCCTCATATATGCTAATATCAGCAGATAAAGTATTGCCAACTTGGTTATTAATTACTTATTTCCTACATACTACTGGTGAATTGTTTTTAAGTCCAGTTGGTTTGAGCGCAGTAACTAAATTAGCGCCAAAGCGATTGGTAGGGCAAATGATGGGAGCGTGGTTTATGTCTGTTGCATTTGGTAATTTAATTGCGGGCTTGGTAGCAGGGGAATTCGATAAGAATGCGATAGCAGAAAATCCGAGCTTACTGCCTGAAATATTTCAATTCATTACTATCTTTATTGTTGGTGCAGGTATAATAGCTTTAATCTTTACGCCATTAATTAGAAAATTAACAGGGAATGTGCATTAAATAAAATGAGTATATCATTTTATTATTATATTTTTTCAAATAATAATTGTAATTTGACCGATAATACTTTATTTCCATTTGGTTAGAATGTTAGATACCTTAAACAAATTTAAGAACCTCACAGACAGCGAAGAATTATTGCTGGCTTATCAGGGTAATATTACTGATAGCCTGACCAATAATTTATTAGCCTTAGCTGAAAACAAATTAGCTATGGTTGAATATAATTCGCGTATAAAAAAGAAGGTATTTAACATTCTAGTGGAAGTACTTCAAAACATTTACCATAATCAGGAAGAGATAAAAGGATCGAAAGAAACCTTTCAAGAGATAATGGTGATGGTAGTGAAGAATAGTACTTCTTACGAAGTTATTTCTGGTAATTTTATAAAACAAAAGAATACAGACCACCTTAAAAAGCGCATTGAGGAAATCAACCAGCTTACGAACGATGAACTTAGAGCTAAGTATAGAAGTAAGTTAGATGAGGGCGTATTTACCGAAACAGGAAGAGCAGGCCTCGGAATTATGGATATGGTGAGGAAGTCTGGCCAACCTTTACAGTTCGGCTTTAAATCAATAAATGATGAATATGCTTATTTCAGTTTGCAAGTGAATATAAAATATTAAGAAAAAACACTATGGAATCTTATTACTTAGAGGCAACACCTAAGACACCTAAACTTGATTTCAATCCGGATGCAGAAACGTTTTTGATATCAGGTAGGTCAATCCCAGAGAATTCTATCGAGTTTTATAAGCCATTGCTCGATTGGTTAGATAAATATGTTAGTAATCCTTTAGATTCAACTATTTTTGAGATTAAATTGGAGTACTTCAATACGAGCTCCTCAAAATGCTTAGTTGAGATTTTCCGAAAACTAGAGAAAATTCATGAAAATGGAAGCAAAGTTTCCGTGGAATGGTATTTTGATGAAGAAGATGAAGATATGGAAGAATCAGGTGAGGATTTTAAAGAGATCATTAAAATCCCATTTAACATGAAAGAAATAAAAGAGGATTAATAGTATATGGCAAAAAACTTTACCCAGTCCGATGTATTTCAAGCAGAGATTGATTTCTTAAATGAAGTACGTGCCTTGGCGGAGGATGATGATATTCCGGCTGAAAAGGTAAAGGAGAACTATAAATTATTATGTGATAAATATGATCGCTTAATTGGAGAAGCAAAGCTATTAACCTCTGTCAGTGATCGCTTGCATGCTAAACTAAATGAAGCAAACGAAAAACTGAAAAAGCAATCAGACGAGATCAATAAAATCAATGATGATCTGAAGGTGAATAATCAACTACTGCAAGACACAATTGATCAATTAGTAAAAGCTAAAGTTGGAAGAAAAGCATCCTCAATTGTACTTTTGATAGCCATTATTTTATTCATTATCTCTGAGGGAGTGCTTGAGCCTTTAGTTGAGGAACGGGTAGGGAATACGTCTGTAGGCTTTCTTTTTAAATTGGGAATCGCAGTATTGTTGAAGCCGATTGATGTTCTAGTAGAACGATATATGATGAGAAGAGCTTTAAAACAGAGGAATTAAGCTTAAAAAGTAGGACAAGGAATGAATTTCTTTTTTCTTTTTTTCTTTAGCGTTGCTTCGAAATCAAATATAATGGAGATTTCATGTGCTCCACCTGAAGCG
Protein-coding sequences here:
- a CDS encoding dihydrolipoyl dehydrogenase family protein, whose protein sequence is MDQYELIIIGAGPSGYAAAMRAVDLKKKTLLVEKNVMGGAGITNGALSSKTLWELSRDMLAFRKNLDRYHMEPPKALWKEIQSEVRNAVKERVDLLKDHLFELQKNPKYSSYIDFIQGNASIISEHIVEVETANERLAFETENIIIATGSRPRYLPNIPIDEKYILTSDGIELMDDFPKSMVIVGAGVIGCEYATIFSGFGQTKVNLIDKGDSILPFEDPDVVAVIEKNLEAQGVHIHRNSSLSQMERKNGKVVYKLDFSDGHQETFEVDKALVSVGRVPNYENLWKDAVPVKMGKRGVEDDDTKTSVKNIYAVGDITADINLVNVGELEGRYAVEKIFGTPKKKLVYENISTIMFLNPEVAGVGYNEKTAQEKGLNYKVVTTDYSTIARAVAKRNTQGFIKLLVTNDEEMRILGMRVVGEQASAAIQAVALLISMNKGIEELAECVHPHPSITEGIQESVRALLNKSILKSGLLKDKVNCYCYDCAKNERIMI
- the pckA gene encoding phosphoenolpyruvate carboxykinase (ATP), with protein sequence MKEFGLKSAKSGLESLGLKNVAEAYWNLSPAELTEHALTNNEGVLTDTGALMCDTGKFTGRSPKDKFIVKDDKTKDTVWWGDINIPFDPEKFDALHEKMLKFLENKKVYVRDAYAGADKTYRLNLRVVNTQAWHNLFCYNMFLRPEKYKLETFEPTFTIINAPEFEADPEVDGTRQKNFAIVNFSKNIILIGGTGYAGEMKKGIFSVLNYTLPTEHNVLSMHCSANMSEKADGDTAIFFGLSGTGKTTLSADENRGLIGDDEHGWTENGVFNFEGGCYAKTIDLTEEKEPQIYKAIKFGAIVENTRFHPGTRTVDYENTEVTQNTRTAYPIHHIDNAVSPSIGGIPKNIFFLTCDAYGVLPPISKLSKGQAMYHFISGYTAKVAGTEAGVTEPQTVFSACFGAPFLPLHPTQYAEMLGKKMDEQQVTVWLINTGWSGGPYGVGSRMKLKYTRAMITAALNGGLDEVGYRNHSIFGCAIPATCPDVPSEVLSPRETWKNDKGYYEMANKLAGEFNENFKKFEDFANDEIMAGAPKPNLSKV
- a CDS encoding peptide MFS transporter, whose protein sequence is MNSEKTFFGHPRGLATLFFTEFWERFSYYGMRALLVLFLVDSIETGGFGLDDKSANAIYGLYTMFVYLLALPGGWLADRFFGLQKAVWYGGIIIACGHFSMAIPTEEFFFIGLILIVIGTGLLKPNISSIVGGLYKDDEPARRDAGFSIFYMGINLGAVIAPLITGYLGESINWHLGFAAAGVGMLLGVIQYRVSSKSLGSIGAQPEGFDPANEQQIGFRKKVKLGLFGFLALLILLVLLTTFGFLNIDVVSVANVAFYVVAAVLVLFFAAIFLFGGLNKDEKKKIWAIAILLVFSAIFWSGFEQAGSSLNLFAERYTDRFIGSWEMPASFLQSINPTFIIILSPVFGWFWIQLAKRNLNPSIPLKFAFGLIFLGLGFATMIIASYMLISADKVLPTWLLITYFLHTTGELFLSPVGLSAVTKLAPKRLVGQMMGAWFMSVAFGNLIAGLVAGEFDKNAIAENPSLLPEIFQFITIFIVGAGIIALIFTPLIRKLTGNVH
- a CDS encoding SiaB family protein kinase, translating into MLDTLNKFKNLTDSEELLLAYQGNITDSLTNNLLALAENKLAMVEYNSRIKKKVFNILVEVLQNIYHNQEEIKGSKETFQEIMVMVVKNSTSYEVISGNFIKQKNTDHLKKRIEEINQLTNDELRAKYRSKLDEGVFTETGRAGLGIMDMVRKSGQPLQFGFKSINDEYAYFSLQVNIKY
- a CDS encoding DUF1987 domain-containing protein, whose translation is MESYYLEATPKTPKLDFNPDAETFLISGRSIPENSIEFYKPLLDWLDKYVSNPLDSTIFEIKLEYFNTSSSKCLVEIFRKLEKIHENGSKVSVEWYFDEEDEDMEESGEDFKEIIKIPFNMKEIKED